The Muntiacus reevesi chromosome 7, mMunRee1.1, whole genome shotgun sequence genome includes a region encoding these proteins:
- the MLH3 gene encoding DNA mismatch repair protein Mlh3 isoform X1: MIKCLSVEVQARLRSGLAICSLGQCVEELALNSIDAEAKCVAVRVNMETFQVQVIDNGFGMGSDDVDKVGNRYFTSKCNSIQDLENPRFYGFRGEALASIADMASAVEISSKKNKSMKTFVKLFQNGKALKACEADLTRPSAGTTVTVYNLFYQLPVRRKCMDPRLEFEKVRQRIEALSLMHPSISFSLRNDVSGSMVLQLPKTKDICSRFCQIYGLGKSQKLREINFKYKEFELTGFISSEAHYNKNMQFLFVNKRLVLRTKLHKLIDFLLRKESIICKPKSGSASRQMNSSPRPRSNPELHGIYVINVQCQFCEYDVCLEPAKTLIEFQNWDTVLVCIQEGVKTFLKKEKLFVELSSEDIKEFSEDNDFSLFSVSLQKQVSSDEKCGQVNFQEACNNIFDSYEMFNLQSKAVKRKTPVENISTQNSRDSEAIRKETNDSFLYTYKSNGPAHCKMAESSLQNEDSACSQSRNLEQETAGASESGENKKHQKFCLEHNSPENPCGTSSAMFGSPFQTLYHFEGSGEDLEIQKVSTTVNSMDANLLENNRIQNQPERFKDATEMECQPLSFETALSGEPSAQREEEKRKKPSTCGRINVFHYGQVKLCSTGFITHVVQNEQTKSTETEHLFKNYAQPGPVSAKETFGNRTLHSVETLNSKDLTSTLSKEFAQLPNKSLCRTNRSYGLENKHTAAYKNFSIFRESSKISHTGGLLPDTSSFSWGRHVSDGSKKTDKLIGPAKPILHKKLSLNSQLGSLEKFKRQYGKVKNPLNTEVEENNTLEITTNLGPQVEPDIPLKDKNHLDNSDICEITTMKYNDSNSSCQPVNHMFFSEKFPFSKEYDCLEQQMLCLTESTITPQELPHFNRKFLDVQKSPESLASKLSRLKGSERETQKAEMSHFNELPQLDSSRKDGDLSSGLTLDSCKLFKTEHKKTESDNIPMSDSVTQGNLFSKDSETYSNNNTTEKIPGNPLVLPCDHATVISKDSDVPIASRQQIGSPDSPSRMLMSRVEDSTANQNGTCFQSEESIARTFSGDEESNTCSLDWQQHFDVTLGRMVYINKLTGLSTFTAPTEDVRAACTKDLTTMAVDVLLENGSQYRCHPFRSDLVLPFLPRAREERPVMRQSNRALATGDDAFGPESLQSLFSEWDNPVFARYPEVAVDVSSGQADSLAVKIHNILYPYRFTKEMIHSMQVLQQVDNKFIACLMSTKTEENGEAGGNLLVLVDQHAAHERIRLEQLIIDSYEKQQPQGFGRRKLLSSTVSPPLEITVTEEQRRLLRCYHKNLEDLGLEIVFPDTSDSLVLIGKVPLCFVEREASELRRGRSTVTKGIVEEFIREQVELLQTTGGIQGTLPLTVQKVLASQACHGAIKFNDGLSFEESCRLIEALSWCQLPFQCAHGRPSMLPLANIDHLEQEKQTKPNLAKLHRMAQAWHLFGKEEGCDIGQSPQASMPPCELPREQNCCL, translated from the exons ATGATCAAATGCTTGTCAGTTGAAGTACAAGCCAGATTGCGTTCTGGTTTGGCTATATGCTCCTTAGGCCAATGTGTTGAGGAGCTTGCCCTCAACAGTATTGATGCTGAAGCAAAATGTGTGGCTGTCAGGGTGAACATGGAAACCTTCCAAGTTCAAGTGATAGACAATGGATTTGGGATGGGAAGCGATGATGTAGACAAGGTGGGAAATCGTTATTTCACCAGTAAATGCAACTCCATACAGGACTTGGAGAACCCAAGGTTTTATGGTTTCCGGGGGGAGGCGTTGGCCAGTATAGCTGACATGGCCAGTGCTGTGGAAATTTCATCCAAGAAAAACAAGTCAATGAAAACATTTGTGAAACTGTTTCAAAATGGGAAAGCCCTGAAAGCTTGTGAAGCTGACTTAACTCGACCAAGTGCCGGGACAACAGTCACTGTATATAACCTGTTTTATCAATTACCTGTTAGGAGGAAATGCATGGATCCTAGACTGGAGTTTGAGAAGGTTAGGCAGAGGATAGAAGCTCTGTCACTCATGCAcccttccatttctttctctttgagaaATGATGTTTCTGGTTCCATGGTTCTTCAACTCCCTAAAACCAAAGACATATGTTCCCGGTTTTGTCAAATTTATGGACTGGGTAAGTCCCAAAAgttaagagaaataaattttaaatataaggaGTTTGAGCTTACTGGCTTTATCAGCTCTGAAGCACATTATAATAAGAATATGCAGTTTTTGTTTGTGAACAAGAGGTTAGTTTTAAGGACAAAGTTGCATAAACTCATTGactttttattaagaaaagaaagtattATATGCAAACCAAAGAGTGGTTCTGCCAGTAGGCAAATGAATTCAAGTCCTCGGCCTCGGTCTAACCCAGAACTCCATGGTATCTATGTAATCAATGTACAGTGCCAGTTCTGTGAGTATGACGTGTGCCTGGAACCAGCAAAAACCCTGATTGAGTTTCAGAACTGGGATACTGTTTTGGTTTGCATTCAGGAAGGAGTAAAAacgtttttaaagaaagaaaaattatttgtggAATTATCAAGTGAGGACATTAAGGAATTTAGTGAAGATAATGATTTTAGTTTATTTAGTGTCAGTCTTCAGAAGCAAGTGTCCTCTGATGAGAAGTGTGGCCAGGTCAATTTCCAAGAAGCATGTAATAATATTTTTGATTCCTACGAGATGTTCAACTTGCAGtcaaaagctgtgaaaagaaaaactcCAGTAGAAAACATAAGCACACAGAATTCTAGGGATTCAGAAGCTATCAGGAAAGAGACAAATGATTCATTTTTGTACACTTACAAATCCAATGGGCCAGCCCATTGTAAAATGGCAGAGTCATCTTTGCAAAATGAAGACAGTGCTTGCTCACAGTCAAGGAACTTAGAACAAGAGACAGCTGGAGCATCAGAATCGGGAGAAAATAAGAAACATCAAAAATTTTGCTTGGAACATAATTCTCCAGAAAATCCATGTGGAACCAGTTCAGCAATGTTTGGAAGTCCTTTTCAGACATTATATCACTTTGAGGGGAGTGGAGAAGATCTAGAAATACAGAAAGTAAGTACTACTGTTAATAGCATGGATGCCAACCTCctggaaaataacagaattcagAATCAACCAGAGAGATTTAAAGATGCTACTGAAATGGAATGCCAACCTCTGTCTTTTGAGACAGCATTATCAGGAGAACCTAGTgctcagagagaggaagagaaaagaaaaaaacctagtaCTTGTGGaagaataaatgtttttcattatGGACAAGTTAAATTATGTTCCACTGGCTTCATAACTCATGTGGTACAAAATGAGCAAACTAAATCAACTGAAAcagaacatttatttaaaaattatgctcAACCTGGTCCTGTGAGTGCCAAAGAAACATTTGGAAATAGAACACTCCATTCAGTTGAGACTCTAAACAGCAAAGATTTAACCAGCACTTTAAGTAAAGAATTTGCTCAACTGCCCAACAAAAGTCTCTGCAGAACAAATCGAAGTTACGGGCTAGAGAACAAACATACAGCAGCTtataaaaatttttctatttttcggGAAAGTAGTAAAATATCACACACAGGTGGCTTATTACCTGACACATCCTCTTTCTCTTGGGGTAGACATGTTTCAGATGGTAGTAAGAAAACAGACAAGTTGATTGGTCCTGCCAAACCCATACTTCATAAGAAGCTAAGCTTAAATTCACAGCTAGGATCTTTAGAGAAGTTTAAGAGGCAATATGGGAAGGTTAAAAATCCtctgaatactgaagtggaagaaaataatactttAGAAATCACTACCAATCTCGGTCCTCAGGTTGAACCTGACATTCccttgaaagacaaaaaccacttAGACAACTCTGATATCTGTGAAATCACTACTATGAAATATAATGATTCCAATAGTAGCTGTCAACCAGTAAATCACATGTTTTTTTCAGAAAAGTTTCCATTCTCCAAGGAATATGATTGTTTGGAACAACAGATGCTTTGCTTAACAGAAAGCACTATAACTCCACAGGAGTTACCTCATTTTAACAGAAAATTTTTGGATGTTCAGAAGTCACCTGAATCACTAGCCTCTAAATTATCCAGATTGAAGGGTTCTGAAAGAGAGACTCAAAAGGCGGAGATGAGTCATTTTAATGAATTGCCACAATTAGATTCCAGTAGGAAAGATGGTGACTTGTCCAGTGGGTTAACCCTAGATTCTTGTAAGTTATTTAAAACTGagcataaaaaaacagaaagtgacAACATCCCAATGTCAGACTCTGTCACACAAGGTAATCTCTTCAGTAAAGACAGTGAAACATATTCTAACAACAATACCACTGAGAAGATACCAGGAAATCCTTTGGTACTGCCCTGTGACCATGCTACAGTTATCAGTAAGGATTCAGATGTTCCTATAGCTTCAAGACAACAGATTGGAAGTCCTGACTCTCCGAGTAGAATGTTAATGAGTCGCGTGGAAGATTCCACAGCTAACCAAAATGGAACTTGTTTTCAGAGTGAGGAATCCATAGCAAGAACTTTTTCTGGAGATGAAGAGTCCAACACCTGTTCTTTGGATTGGCAGCAGCATTTTGATGTAACTCTGGGAAGAATGGTTTACATCAACAAACTAACAGGACTTAGCACATTCACTGCTCCTACTGAGGATGTTCGGGCTGCTTGTACTAAAGACCTGACAACTATGGCTGTGGATGTTCTGCTGGAGAATG gATCTCAGTACAGGTGTCATCCCTTTAGAAGCGACcttgttcttcctttccttcctagaGCTCGGGAAGAGAGGCCTGTGATGAGACAGAGTAACAGAG CTCTAGCTACTGGGGATGATGCCTTTGGTCCTGAATCGCTTCAGTCTTTGTTCTCAGAATGGGACAATCCAGTATTTGCTCGTTATCCAGAG GTTGCTGTTGACGTAAGCAGCGGCCAAGCTGACAGCCTAGCAGTTAAAATTCACAACATCTTGTATCCTTATCGTTTCACCAAAGAAATGATTCACTCGATGCAG GTTCTCCAGCAAGTGGATAACAAGTTTATTGCCTGTTTAATGAGCACTAAGACTGAAGAGAATGGTGAGGCAG GTGGAAACCTGCTAGTCTTGGTGGACCAGCACGCTGCCCACGAGCGCATCCGACTGGAGCAGCTGATCATTG ATTCCTATGAGAAGCAACAGCCACAAGGCTTTGGTCGAAGAAAATTACTGTCTTCCACTGTAAGTCCTCCACTAGAGATAACAGTGACAGAGGAACAAAGGAGACTCTTACG GTGTTACCACAAAAATCTGGAAGATCTGGGCCTTGAAATTGTATTTCCAGACACCAGTGATTCACTGGTCCTCATAGGAAAAGTACCACTCTGCTTTGTAGAAAGAGAAGCCAGTGAACTTCGAAGAGGAAGATCTACTGTGACCAAGGGCATTGTGGAG GAGTTTATTCGAGAACAAGTGGAG CTACTCCAGACCACAGGAGGCATCCAAGGGACTTTGCCACTGACCGTGCAGAAGGTGTTGGCATCCCAAGCCTGCCATG gGGCCATTAAGTTTAATGATGGCCTGAGCTTCGAGGAGAGCTGTCGCCTTATTGAAGCGCTGTCCTGGTGCCAGCTGCCATTCCAGTGTGCTCACGGCAGGCCCTCCATGCTGCCGTTAGCTAACATCGACCACTTGGAGCAGGAAAAGCAG ACTAAACCCAATCTTGCTAAACTTCACAGAATGGCTCAGGCCTGGCAtctctttggaaaagaagaaggatGTGATATAGGGCAAAGCCCGCAGGCATCCATGCCTCCTTGTGAGCTGCCAAGAGAACAGAATTGCTGTCTGTAA
- the MLH3 gene encoding DNA mismatch repair protein Mlh3 isoform X8 gives MRQSNRATGDDAFGPESLQSLFSEWDNPVFARYPEVAVDVSSGQADSLAVKIHNILYPYRFTKEMIHSMQVLQQVDNKFIACLMSTKTEENGEAGGNLLVLVDQHAAHERIRLEQLIIDSYEKQQPQGFGRRKLLSSTVSPPLEITVTEEQRRLLRCYHKNLEDLGLEIVFPDTSDSLVLIGKVPLCFVEREASELRRGRSTVTKGIVEEFIREQVELLQTTGGIQGTLPLTVQKVLASQACHGAIKFNDGLSFEESCRLIEALSWCQLPFQCAHGRPSMLPLANIDHLEQEKQTKPNLAKLHRMAQAWHLFGKEEGCDIGQSPQASMPPCELPREQNCCL, from the exons ATGAGACAGAGTAACAGAG CTACTGGGGATGATGCCTTTGGTCCTGAATCGCTTCAGTCTTTGTTCTCAGAATGGGACAATCCAGTATTTGCTCGTTATCCAGAG GTTGCTGTTGACGTAAGCAGCGGCCAAGCTGACAGCCTAGCAGTTAAAATTCACAACATCTTGTATCCTTATCGTTTCACCAAAGAAATGATTCACTCGATGCAG GTTCTCCAGCAAGTGGATAACAAGTTTATTGCCTGTTTAATGAGCACTAAGACTGAAGAGAATGGTGAGGCAG GTGGAAACCTGCTAGTCTTGGTGGACCAGCACGCTGCCCACGAGCGCATCCGACTGGAGCAGCTGATCATTG ATTCCTATGAGAAGCAACAGCCACAAGGCTTTGGTCGAAGAAAATTACTGTCTTCCACTGTAAGTCCTCCACTAGAGATAACAGTGACAGAGGAACAAAGGAGACTCTTACG GTGTTACCACAAAAATCTGGAAGATCTGGGCCTTGAAATTGTATTTCCAGACACCAGTGATTCACTGGTCCTCATAGGAAAAGTACCACTCTGCTTTGTAGAAAGAGAAGCCAGTGAACTTCGAAGAGGAAGATCTACTGTGACCAAGGGCATTGTGGAG GAGTTTATTCGAGAACAAGTGGAG CTACTCCAGACCACAGGAGGCATCCAAGGGACTTTGCCACTGACCGTGCAGAAGGTGTTGGCATCCCAAGCCTGCCATG gGGCCATTAAGTTTAATGATGGCCTGAGCTTCGAGGAGAGCTGTCGCCTTATTGAAGCGCTGTCCTGGTGCCAGCTGCCATTCCAGTGTGCTCACGGCAGGCCCTCCATGCTGCCGTTAGCTAACATCGACCACTTGGAGCAGGAAAAGCAG ACTAAACCCAATCTTGCTAAACTTCACAGAATGGCTCAGGCCTGGCAtctctttggaaaagaagaaggatGTGATATAGGGCAAAGCCCGCAGGCATCCATGCCTCCTTGTGAGCTGCCAAGAGAACAGAATTGCTGTCTGTAA
- the MLH3 gene encoding DNA mismatch repair protein Mlh3 isoform X7 has product MIKCLSVEVQARLRSGLAICSLGQCVEELALNSIDAEAKCVAVRVNMETFQVQVIDNGFGMGSDDVDKSEESIARTFSGDEESNTCSLDWQQHFDVTLGRMVYINKLTGLSTFTAPTEDVRAACTKDLTTMAVDVLLENGSQYRCHPFRSDLVLPFLPRAREERPVMRQSNRALATGDDAFGPESLQSLFSEWDNPVFARYPEVAVDVSSGQADSLAVKIHNILYPYRFTKEMIHSMQVLQQVDNKFIACLMSTKTEENGEAGGNLLVLVDQHAAHERIRLEQLIIDSYEKQQPQGFGRRKLLSSTVSPPLEITVTEEQRRLLRCYHKNLEDLGLEIVFPDTSDSLVLIGKVPLCFVEREASELRRGRSTVTKGIVEEFIREQVELLQTTGGIQGTLPLTVQKVLASQACHGAIKFNDGLSFEESCRLIEALSWCQLPFQCAHGRPSMLPLANIDHLEQEKQTKPNLAKLHRMAQAWHLFGKEEGCDIGQSPQASMPPCELPREQNCCL; this is encoded by the exons ATGATCAAATGCTTGTCAGTTGAAGTACAAGCCAGATTGCGTTCTGGTTTGGCTATATGCTCCTTAGGCCAATGTGTTGAGGAGCTTGCCCTCAACAGTATTGATGCTGAAGCAAAATGTGTGGCTGTCAGGGTGAACATGGAAACCTTCCAAGTTCAAGTGATAGACAATGGATTTGGGATGGGAAGCGATGATGTAGACAAG AGTGAGGAATCCATAGCAAGAACTTTTTCTGGAGATGAAGAGTCCAACACCTGTTCTTTGGATTGGCAGCAGCATTTTGATGTAACTCTGGGAAGAATGGTTTACATCAACAAACTAACAGGACTTAGCACATTCACTGCTCCTACTGAGGATGTTCGGGCTGCTTGTACTAAAGACCTGACAACTATGGCTGTGGATGTTCTGCTGGAGAATG gATCTCAGTACAGGTGTCATCCCTTTAGAAGCGACcttgttcttcctttccttcctagaGCTCGGGAAGAGAGGCCTGTGATGAGACAGAGTAACAGAG CTCTAGCTACTGGGGATGATGCCTTTGGTCCTGAATCGCTTCAGTCTTTGTTCTCAGAATGGGACAATCCAGTATTTGCTCGTTATCCAGAG GTTGCTGTTGACGTAAGCAGCGGCCAAGCTGACAGCCTAGCAGTTAAAATTCACAACATCTTGTATCCTTATCGTTTCACCAAAGAAATGATTCACTCGATGCAG GTTCTCCAGCAAGTGGATAACAAGTTTATTGCCTGTTTAATGAGCACTAAGACTGAAGAGAATGGTGAGGCAG GTGGAAACCTGCTAGTCTTGGTGGACCAGCACGCTGCCCACGAGCGCATCCGACTGGAGCAGCTGATCATTG ATTCCTATGAGAAGCAACAGCCACAAGGCTTTGGTCGAAGAAAATTACTGTCTTCCACTGTAAGTCCTCCACTAGAGATAACAGTGACAGAGGAACAAAGGAGACTCTTACG GTGTTACCACAAAAATCTGGAAGATCTGGGCCTTGAAATTGTATTTCCAGACACCAGTGATTCACTGGTCCTCATAGGAAAAGTACCACTCTGCTTTGTAGAAAGAGAAGCCAGTGAACTTCGAAGAGGAAGATCTACTGTGACCAAGGGCATTGTGGAG GAGTTTATTCGAGAACAAGTGGAG CTACTCCAGACCACAGGAGGCATCCAAGGGACTTTGCCACTGACCGTGCAGAAGGTGTTGGCATCCCAAGCCTGCCATG gGGCCATTAAGTTTAATGATGGCCTGAGCTTCGAGGAGAGCTGTCGCCTTATTGAAGCGCTGTCCTGGTGCCAGCTGCCATTCCAGTGTGCTCACGGCAGGCCCTCCATGCTGCCGTTAGCTAACATCGACCACTTGGAGCAGGAAAAGCAG ACTAAACCCAATCTTGCTAAACTTCACAGAATGGCTCAGGCCTGGCAtctctttggaaaagaagaaggatGTGATATAGGGCAAAGCCCGCAGGCATCCATGCCTCCTTGTGAGCTGCCAAGAGAACAGAATTGCTGTCTGTAA